In the genome of Williamwhitmania sp., the window GTCGCCCCTAGTAGCCTTAACGTCAAAAAAGTAGGTGCGCTTGCCTGCCCTTACCGCTTTGGAAAAGATTTCGCTGTTCTCTTCCCTGTCATACCCGTCGTGCTTGTCGAAATCGTCCGTCATTTCATGTTGGTTTGTTAGTAAAACATTGGTTGTTCTTCCTGCCAAAAATATAAATTTTTTTTCCCCAGCAGTTTAATTTTACCATTTTCACTCTTTTAAATTTCTGAAAGGGGAAGAGTTTTCTTCTAGATATGAGGCAATGTGGTGGACGATAGCACAATGGAATTTTATTGTTTTGACGTTATTTTAATTTGTTCCAGCGCAAAGAGGGTTTGGCCCACTTTGCTTTTTGCATGCAATACAAAAAGAGTATCTTTGCAAGGCATTTTTGAGGTAAAAAATTGTTAATAGGTTCTTGTTCAGTATGATAAGTAGACGCTTGCTTAGGATAAAGGTTGCTAAAACGCTTTACGGGCATTTGCAATCGCCCGACCGTACATTAGGCCAATCCGAAAAGGAATTACTCCACAGCATCCATAAGTTCTATGATCTGTACCACTTACTACTAACCTTAGTAGTTGATGTGGCTGATTATTCGCAAGTGCGCATTGATCTGGGCCTTCAAAAACATCGCCCTACCGCTGAAGAGCTTAGCCCCAATAGACGATTTGTTGACAATGCAGTGGTTAGCTTGCTGCGTAGCAACCTTGAGTTGGATGCATACAACCAACAAAACAAGCTTTCATGGGCGGGATACCCCAGGTTAGTTAAGAAGTTTTACGAAAACTTGATTAGCCGGGATTATTTTCAGGATTACTTGAATGCCGATACCTGTGACTTTGCCACCGATAAGAAACTCGTTCTTGACTTTTACACCAAAGAATTGGAGGATTTTGAGGACTTGTATTCGTGTTTGGAAGAGCAGAGCATGTTCTGGATGGACGAGATAGAGTTCATCATTGGCATGGTTATTAAAACCGTGAAGGGGTTCAAGGAATCGTACGACGAAAGTGCTAAGTTGCTGCCGTTGTTCAAGGAGCTGGAGGATGAAACGTTTGCCACGCGATTGCTCCGACGGGCTGTTTTAAAGCGCGAGGAGTATCTGGAAATGATTGGTAATTTCTCCAGCAATTGGGAGGTAGATCGCATCGCCTTTATGGACTCGGTGATCATGCTTGCCGCCATTGCAGAAATTGTGGAGTTTCCCAACATCCCCATCAAGGTTTCGTTCAACGAGTATATCGATTTGGCTAAGTTTTACAGCACTCCCAACAGCGCTGCATTTATAAACGGGGTGCTCGATAAAGCTATCGCTCAGCTCAAAACCGACAATAAAATAGTTAAGCAGGGCAGAGGGTTGGTTGGAGAAGAGGCTGAAATTTCCTAACTTGCAAGTTCTTAAAGTTGAATATTAGAGAGATATTTCACCAGATAATTACGGCTGTTCACTCTTGACCCACAGGTTAGTGGACGATTAACCGAAGAACAAATGAAGCAGATTAATAGGTTGTGGTTAGTAGGTTTGGTAATTGCCTTTCTTGCCTCTGGGTGTGGACATAGGAAGACGGTTGAGGTAGCCAATACTAAGGCGGTGGCAGGCCACCCGAAGATCGTTTTTGAAGAAGACTACTTCGACTTTGGAACTATTAAACAGGGGGAGATTGTTACGCATACTTTCTACTTTAAAAATGAGGGTGATGGCGATTTGATGATAATGGATGCCATTCCCAGCTGTGGATGCACTACCCCAAAGTTTACCAAACAACCGTTGCTGCCTGGTGGCAGGGGCCATATCGAAATACAGTTTAATAGCGACGGGTGGCTTGGCCTACAGATGAAGGAAGTTACCCTCAAATTCAATGGTGGGCTTCCAGCGCGCAGCCTTACCTTAAAGGGAAATGTAGTTCAGTAAATAAATCCTTAAATTCAATAAGCATGTTCAACAACGTTATTATTTTACAGGCAGCAGCTCCAGCAGCAGGAGGACAAGGTTATTCTTTCCTCATTATGATGGTGCTCGTATTTGTGGTTATGTACTTCTTTATGATTCGCCCTCAAACTAAGCGCCAGAAGGAGTTGCGCAAGTTCCAAAGCGAGCTGAAGAAGGGTGATAAGATTGTTACCACTGGTGGTATTTATGGCAAGGTTTGGGAAGTTCGCGACCTATACATTATCATTGAAATTGACGACAACGTAAAGATTCGTTGCGACAAGAGCGCGATTCTTCGTGACCCATCCGATTTACAGCAGAACTCAAAGTAGAGGTAATTTCTTTGAAGGGAATTGGGCTTAGCAGTTGCTAAGCCCTTTTTCGTTAACCACCTTGAGGGAGAAGTTGTGGTTCGATTCGGGATTATTTCTAACTTGCAGCATAATTTTCAATTTCCTTTACCCGTGGATACCCGTTTTTTTAAGCAATTTGGTGAAGCTTTTACACCTCGGAAAATCAAGGTGGATGAGAAGGTCGTTGTTTTCCTCTTCTTCCTCTTTTTCGCCTCATTCCTTTGGTATCTCAATAAGCTGAATCATGAGTACACCATCGATCTTTCTTACCCAGTTCGGTTTAGCAATTTGCCTTCCGACAAGGTATTTGTGAAGGAGTCAGAAGCTGCTGTAACGCTAAAGGTACGTGCACATGGTTATACTCTTTTGAAGTTTAAAATGAGTTCGGTGCTTGCACCGCTCAACATCGACCTAAAGGAGATTAAGCTCAACCGCTTAAACGGCTCCAAAACTACCTACTACATTCTTTCATCGCGGATTCAAACCATGCTGGCCGACCAGATTAATCCCGATATGCAGCTTGAAGAGGTTGCCCCAGATACTCTATTTGTGGACCTTTCGCACATGTCGCGAAGGGTTGTGCCCGTGCAATCCAACCTCGACCCTGAGCCCGAGAGGCAATTTATGCTGAGCCGGCCACCCACGCTGCATCCAGACTCAGTAATAGTAACTGGGCCTGCTTCACTAGTCGACACGTTGGCCTTTTGGCCAACAAAGCCAAAAAAACTTGACAAGCTAAATCAATCTACCTCTGGTATTCTTGCACTTACGAACATATCTGGAATAACGCCCTCTACACGCCGTATCGACTATACAATAACGGTTGAGAAGTATACTGAAGGTACGGTTGATGTTCCAATTCAAGTTGTGAATGTTCCGGCCAATAAACACCTGATGCTTTTGCCCGCTACTGCAAAGGTATCCTACATGGTTGCATTGAGCCGCTACACGGAGGTGACTCCCTCCAGCTTTAAGCTGGTGGTAGACTACAGTAATGTTTCGTCACTACTCAGCGATAAGCTAAAGGTAAGCTTAACGGGGCAGCCCGATTTTGTGGCGAGTATCACCGTAAATCCTAACTTTGTGGAGTATATTGTTCAAAATAATTGATATGCTTAAAGTTGGACTTACTGGCGGAATTGGAAGTGGTAAATCCTTCGTAGCCAGAATATTTTCTGAGCTAGGAGCTCCCATTTATCAGGCCGATTTTGAGGCAAAAAAGTTGATTGAGGTTGATCCCGATATTGT includes:
- the nusB gene encoding transcription antitermination factor NusB; protein product: MISRRLLRIKVAKTLYGHLQSPDRTLGQSEKELLHSIHKFYDLYHLLLTLVVDVADYSQVRIDLGLQKHRPTAEELSPNRRFVDNAVVSLLRSNLELDAYNQQNKLSWAGYPRLVKKFYENLISRDYFQDYLNADTCDFATDKKLVLDFYTKELEDFEDLYSCLEEQSMFWMDEIEFIIGMVIKTVKGFKESYDESAKLLPLFKELEDETFATRLLRRAVLKREEYLEMIGNFSSNWEVDRIAFMDSVIMLAAIAEIVEFPNIPIKVSFNEYIDLAKFYSTPNSAAFINGVLDKAIAQLKTDNKIVKQGRGLVGEEAEIS
- a CDS encoding DUF1573 domain-containing protein, with translation MKQINRLWLVGLVIAFLASGCGHRKTVEVANTKAVAGHPKIVFEEDYFDFGTIKQGEIVTHTFYFKNEGDGDLMIMDAIPSCGCTTPKFTKQPLLPGGRGHIEIQFNSDGWLGLQMKEVTLKFNGGLPARSLTLKGNVVQ
- the yajC gene encoding preprotein translocase subunit YajC, with protein sequence MFNNVIILQAAAPAAGGQGYSFLIMMVLVFVVMYFFMIRPQTKRQKELRKFQSELKKGDKIVTTGGIYGKVWEVRDLYIIIEIDDNVKIRCDKSAILRDPSDLQQNSK